The genomic DNA CTAGCGGGCCAGCCTTTTGACGGGTACCTCGGGGTCCGCCAGGAGATCCGGGTCCACGGGGATCCCACGGTCGATGATGCGGCGTGCGGCGCGAATCGTGAGGCCGCCGTCGATCGCCGCCGCGCCCGCCATGCCGCCGTCCGGGGCCAACCGGAACGCGGCCGCCACCGCGCCGTCGGCGTCGCGCCGCAACACGGTTGAGCCGGGACCGGACAGGTCCCCCACGGCCTCGAGGTGAACCCCGTAGCGGTCGGACCAGAACCAGCTGGCCCCGTGCCGCGGCGGCTCCTGCCCAAGCAGTGCCGCGGCCGCGGTGGTTCCGGCGTGCATGGCGTGCTCCCAGTGCTCCGCGCGGCGCAGCAGGCGGCCGTCCGCCGTGCGGGTGCGGGCGACGTCGCCCACCGCGTAGACCCGCGGGTGACTGGTGCGCTGCGCGGCATTCACCAGGACGCCGTCGTCGACGTCGAGCCCGGCGGCCTCGGCGAGTTCGGTCCGCGGGACGATCCCGATGCCCACGAGGACGACGTCGGCGTCGAGACTGCCCGCCTCGCCCAGGTCGATGCGGTGCCCGGCCGCGTGGGCCGTGATGGCGGTGGGCACGCCGGTGAGGGTGGTGACGCCGCGTTCGGCGTGCATGGCGTGGAGGCGGCGGGCGAGGTCGGGGCCGACGGCGGGGGCCAGCGGG from Zhihengliuella flava includes the following:
- a CDS encoding NAD(P)/FAD-dependent oxidoreductase, with the translated sequence MSLTSVTIVGGGLSGFTVAQELRARGFEGSVSIVDTDGLPYDRPPLSKRYLLGEASAEDLRFAAPAWFAEHQVDVVTASAARIQPDAGTVVLSDGRHLSADAVVLATGGAARRLPIPGGDLESVWQLRTRQDADRLRAALHQREGARLAIIGAGLIGAEVASSALALGAQVSLIDPIETPLAPAVGPDLARRLHAMHAERGVTTLTGVPTAITAHAAGHRIDLGEAGSLDADVVLVGIGIVPRTELAEAAGLDVDDGVLVNAAQRTSHPRVYAVGDVARTRTADGRLLRRAEHWEHAMHAGTTAAAALLGQEPPRHGASWFWSDRYGVHLEAVGDLSGPGSTVLRRDADGAVAAAFRLAPDGGMAGAAAIDGGLTIRAARRIIDRGIPVDPDLLADPEVPVKRLAR